In Leptolyngbya sp. NIES-2104, the genomic window GCATCATGAGTTACGTCATCATCGTTTCAAAAGCTACTCAGAAACAGATTGATGATTTACCTCAGGACATTCAAGAGCGCGTTGATGAGAAGATTCAATCCCTCGCAGATGAACCACGCCCTAGCGGGACTGTGAAATTGAAAGGCTCTAAAAATGAGTATCGGCTTCGTGTGGGTGATTATCGGATTCGATACAGAATCGATGATGCAGAGCAAACGATTCGGATTTCGCAGTGCAGACACCGAAGAGATGTCTATCGAAAATGAGTGATTTGATTCAGGAAATGAGTGATCCGTTTTGGAATCAAGTGAAGTCAACTTATCGACTCGGTGAACTGATTCATGGCAAAGTTGAGCATCATGCACCGTTTGGCATCTTTGTAGACATTAGTGATGAAAGGGTGCGAGGACTGGTTCAGATTACGGATTTTGTCGATCGTGGTGATATGACTCCAGAGATGTATCCGGATATTGGTTCGCCGATCGGTGCAGTTGTAATTGGGTATATCGAAGACGATCGCAATCAAATTTGGTTAAGCGTGAAGCCAAGCGTGTTGCAAAAAGCATTAGTTCGGCTCAAAATTTCAGCGACAAGTGAACAATCCTGATCTTTTCTCATGCGATCGCACAAAGCCAATTTCTCGATCGATGTGAGAAATTAGAGAAATCATTCGAGCAAAATCCGATGAGCGCGATCAACGATGAGCAAGCGAGAAAAGCTGCGTGAACGGTTAAAGAATAATCCCAACAACGCCACATTCTCAGATATTCGGAAACTTTTGGAACAGGAGGGATTCACACTCGATCGTATTACTGGTAGCCATCATATTTTTGTGAAAGATGAAATCACATTTGTTGTTCCCGTTCATAACAACAAGGTTAAAACGATTTATGTTAAACGAGTGATTGAACTCATTGAGCAGATAGATACTACAACAGATGAAGAGGAGCAACCGTGAATTATCCGATCGTGATCTATCCCGCTAACGAAGGTGGCTATATTGCAGAAATTCCCGCACTCAAAGGATGTTTAGCTCAAGGTGAGACTCTGCATGAAACCTTAGAAGAACTGGAAGTCGTTAAAGGATTGTGGATTGAAACCGCAGAAAAGCACGGTCAATCTCTACCGGATATTGAAGGTGCAATTCAAAAGGTGAAAGCTTTGAGCTATAGCAATTCTCGCTAATACAAGATCTGATCACAGGCGATCGCACCAAGCCAATTTCTCGATCGGTATGAGAGATTAGAGAAATCATTTGAGGAAAATCTGATGAGCGCAATCGCTT contains:
- a CDS encoding type II toxin-antitoxin system RelE/ParE family toxin, translated to MSYVIIVSKATQKQIDDLPQDIQERVDEKIQSLADEPRPSGTVKLKGSKNEYRLRVGDYRIRYRIDDAEQTIRISQCRHRRDVYRK
- a CDS encoding type II toxin-antitoxin system HicB family antitoxin, which codes for MNYPIVIYPANEGGYIAEIPALKGCLAQGETLHETLEELEVVKGLWIETAEKHGQSLPDIEGAIQKVKALSYSNSR
- a CDS encoding S1 RNA-binding domain-containing protein is translated as MSDLIQEMSDPFWNQVKSTYRLGELIHGKVEHHAPFGIFVDISDERVRGLVQITDFVDRGDMTPEMYPDIGSPIGAVVIGYIEDDRNQIWLSVKPSVLQKALVRLKISATSEQS
- a CDS encoding type II toxin-antitoxin system HicA family toxin — translated: MSKREKLRERLKNNPNNATFSDIRKLLEQEGFTLDRITGSHHIFVKDEITFVVPVHNNKVKTIYVKRVIELIEQIDTTTDEEEQP